A region of Allocoleopsis franciscana PCC 7113 DNA encodes the following proteins:
- a CDS encoding phytanoyl-CoA dioxygenase family protein, producing the protein MSQPKEYYDENGYYIFQKLIPESLIDQLLDIYKSQVLNSNSYFFRQSSNRWERNQVNEFGYCEESFLNVHDYPNHPEFDETIKQIFCSPQVRDALTQLTNSQEHNLMQSMLFDLNAATPAHQDWYYLDSMPSGHLLAGWFALEDIHEEAGRFYVLPKSHRVELDLTADEKASNSPYMKKLKEYVELHQNEIYAPALKKGDVLFWNSGTVHGSFPTLNPQYSRKSLTAHYLPSQYPSGSRYAEKPSIIDYEVYQGMQYRLVPSHQKYYSPTAKLRTDVWQYVWNRPKLARVAQAVKKTIGRA; encoded by the coding sequence ATGAGCCAGCCGAAAGAGTATTATGATGAAAATGGATATTACATCTTTCAAAAGCTTATTCCAGAAAGTCTTATTGATCAGCTTTTAGACATATATAAATCACAAGTTCTGAACTCGAACAGCTATTTTTTTAGACAATCCAGCAATCGCTGGGAAAGAAACCAAGTCAATGAGTTCGGATATTGCGAAGAATCTTTTTTGAATGTTCACGATTACCCAAACCATCCAGAGTTTGATGAAACCATTAAACAAATTTTTTGCTCCCCACAAGTTAGAGATGCACTGACTCAACTCACCAATAGTCAAGAGCATAACTTGATGCAGTCCATGTTGTTCGATCTGAACGCCGCTACACCGGCTCATCAGGACTGGTATTATTTAGACTCTATGCCGAGCGGTCATCTGCTAGCTGGATGGTTCGCCTTAGAAGACATCCACGAAGAAGCAGGCAGATTCTACGTTTTGCCCAAATCGCATCGAGTTGAACTCGACTTAACGGCTGATGAAAAAGCTTCAAATAGCCCTTACATGAAAAAATTGAAGGAGTATGTAGAGCTTCATCAAAACGAAATTTATGCTCCTGCCTTGAAAAAAGGAGATGTACTATTTTGGAATTCTGGAACAGTTCATGGTTCTTTCCCAACCTTAAATCCCCAATATTCCCGAAAATCCTTAACCGCTCATTATCTCCCCAGCCAGTACCCCAGCGGTAGTCGCTATGCCGAAAAGCCGAGTATTATCGACTATGAGGTGTATCAAGGAATGCAGTATCGATTAGTTCCTTCGCACCAGAAATACTATTCACCAACCGCAAAATTGAGAACGGATGTGTGGCAGTATGTATGGAATCGACCCAAATTAGCGCGAGTGGCTCAAGCGGTTAAAAAAACAATAGGCAGAGCTTAA
- a CDS encoding glycosyltransferase family 61 protein, translated as MLNRFIAPIILAIQYIVGSLPSVCSRLLSLLESLLEKKLKAFIRPYWILGNEVIRCSKNLLIKPIQKILFSSEIIGPPKGFYESTKKWIIANQTAPNYLQCSYIEIYPIQLINRSIPKTLDETIHWKFKIEYRRALPASFVVVVPRGRVWVNKGRNVDYSAVITGDDRILSDVSLDFKRLPKNHSIFGEWKLPPVHHIEGTAAVLTSAKAHIYFHWLTDLLPRIELLRQGGISFKTIDKFIVNSYNYPFQQETLKTLGIPDHKIIESCKYPHIKAERLLVPSLPALSGNPPRWVCDFLRREFLPNSASNTQRYKDVERLYISRSDAQYRKVINEAEVTAFLAQWGFKSIALESMTITEKAALFSSVKVVIAPHGSGITNMVFCQPGTKLIEIFSPNYVNVGYWAMLNQINLDYYYLIGEGRKPPEGIDPHLAGDNILVKLDSLLKILKLAGIA; from the coding sequence TTGCTAAATAGATTTATTGCGCCAATTATTTTAGCTATTCAATATATAGTAGGTTCTCTTCCTAGTGTTTGTTCTAGGCTGTTGAGCTTATTAGAGAGCTTACTTGAGAAAAAATTAAAAGCTTTTATTAGACCTTACTGGATTTTAGGGAACGAAGTCATTCGCTGCTCTAAAAATCTTTTAATTAAACCGATTCAAAAAATACTTTTTAGCTCCGAAATTATTGGTCCACCTAAAGGTTTTTACGAATCAACGAAAAAGTGGATCATTGCTAACCAAACCGCTCCAAATTATCTTCAATGTAGTTATATAGAAATTTATCCCATTCAGTTAATCAATCGCTCAATTCCAAAAACGCTGGATGAAACTATCCATTGGAAGTTTAAAATTGAATATCGGCGAGCGCTACCGGCTTCATTCGTTGTTGTCGTACCCAGAGGACGAGTCTGGGTTAACAAGGGAAGAAACGTGGATTACAGTGCTGTTATTACAGGAGATGATCGGATTTTGTCCGACGTATCTCTAGACTTTAAACGATTACCCAAAAATCACTCTATTTTCGGGGAGTGGAAGTTACCCCCTGTACATCATATTGAAGGAACAGCCGCTGTCCTCACTTCAGCCAAAGCTCATATTTATTTTCACTGGTTAACCGATTTATTGCCCAGAATTGAACTATTGCGTCAAGGAGGAATTTCTTTCAAGACTATAGATAAATTTATTGTGAATAGTTACAATTACCCCTTTCAACAAGAAACCTTAAAAACTTTAGGAATTCCAGATCATAAAATCATTGAAAGTTGTAAGTATCCACATATAAAAGCCGAGCGCTTATTGGTTCCTTCATTGCCAGCCTTATCAGGAAACCCTCCGCGTTGGGTTTGTGATTTCTTAAGGAGAGAGTTTTTACCCAATTCTGCTTCTAATACCCAACGCTATAAAGATGTAGAGCGGCTTTATATCAGTCGTTCTGATGCTCAATATCGTAAAGTTATTAACGAAGCTGAAGTTACAGCTTTTTTAGCACAATGGGGATTCAAAAGCATAGCCCTAGAGTCAATGACGATCACTGAAAAAGCGGCACTTTTTTCTTCGGTCAAGGTTGTAATCGCGCCTCATGGTTCAGGCATTACAAATATGGTATTCTGCCAGCCAGGAACGAAGTTAATCGAGATTTTTTCCCCCAATTATGTCAATGTTGGTTATTGGGCCATGCTAAACCAAATCAATCTAGATTATTACTACTTGATTGGGGAAGGACGAAAACCACCAGAAGGGATTGACCCACACTTGGCTGGAGACAATATCTTGGTAAAATTAGATTCGTTGTTAAAAATCCTAAAATTGGCGGGTATAGCTTAA
- a CDS encoding flippase, producing MLNKLSAVRQKLTPNLRKIIGNTAWLFTEKIVQMLLGLLVGLWLARYLGPERFGRFNYAIAIVGLFVPFAKLGLDNIVIRNLARDISHKNETLGTAFILKFIASIVTFFVTFGVVFFSTSSGSPNYQETLWLVSIVATGAIVQSFDIIDYWFQSQVQSKYSVWARNAAYVLINAVKIVLIQMKAPLVAFATAIVVEYILSAIGMLIAYRLTGNLIKAWHVSFRYAKSLLKDSWPLILSGIVIMIYMRIDQVMLGQMVGDESVGIYSAAVKISELWYFVPGAIVNSVFPIIVQSKEISEAVYYKRLQQLFTMVSALAYVVAIPVTFLSTQIVTLLYGNNYVEAGAILNIHIWAGLFVSLGVARETWITTEGLMKFSAATAAAGAVVNIVLNYFFIPYYGGLGAAIATVISQLVSAYAVGAFYPPTRKIFLHQTKAILLLGLFGM from the coding sequence ATGCTAAACAAGCTCTCTGCTGTTAGGCAAAAGCTCACCCCTAATCTGCGTAAGATTATTGGGAATACGGCTTGGCTATTTACAGAAAAGATTGTGCAGATGCTTCTGGGTCTGCTGGTTGGACTTTGGCTCGCTCGTTATCTTGGCCCAGAGAGATTTGGTCGCTTCAATTACGCCATCGCCATCGTTGGGCTATTTGTTCCGTTTGCCAAATTAGGGTTAGACAATATTGTCATTCGTAACCTAGCACGCGATATATCTCATAAAAATGAGACTCTTGGCACAGCTTTTATCCTCAAATTTATTGCCAGCATCGTAACGTTTTTTGTTACCTTTGGAGTCGTTTTTTTCTCGACCTCTAGTGGTAGCCCTAACTATCAAGAAACTCTTTGGTTGGTAAGCATTGTTGCAACTGGAGCTATTGTTCAATCATTTGACATTATTGATTACTGGTTTCAATCACAAGTTCAGTCAAAATATTCAGTTTGGGCGAGAAATGCCGCTTATGTACTCATTAATGCGGTCAAAATTGTATTAATTCAGATGAAAGCGCCACTCGTCGCCTTTGCTACCGCGATAGTTGTAGAGTATATTTTGAGCGCCATCGGGATGCTCATTGCTTATCGATTAACGGGGAATCTGATTAAGGCATGGCACGTTAGTTTTAGGTATGCTAAATCATTACTCAAAGATAGCTGGCCCCTTATTCTCTCCGGAATCGTGATTATGATTTATATGCGGATTGACCAAGTCATGCTGGGTCAGATGGTAGGGGATGAATCCGTTGGTATTTATTCGGCAGCTGTCAAAATATCAGAGTTATGGTACTTCGTTCCCGGTGCGATCGTGAACTCAGTGTTTCCCATTATTGTACAATCCAAAGAAATCAGTGAGGCGGTTTATTACAAGCGGCTACAACAACTTTTTACGATGGTGTCAGCCTTAGCTTATGTCGTTGCAATTCCGGTTACGTTTTTATCGACCCAAATTGTTACGCTGCTTTATGGCAACAATTATGTAGAGGCAGGGGCAATTTTAAACATACATATTTGGGCTGGCTTGTTTGTGTCTTTAGGGGTGGCTAGAGAAACCTGGATCACCACAGAGGGGTTAATGAAGTTTTCCGCTGCAACAGCCGCCGCCGGTGCTGTTGTGAATATCGTGCTAAACTATTTTTTCATCCCCTATTACGGAGGATTAGGAGCCGCGATCGCAACCGTCATTAGCCAACTCGTTTCGGCTTACGCTGTTGGTGCATTTTATCCCCCAACTCGCAAGATATTTCTTCACCAAACCAAAGCTATTCTACTGCTTGGGCTGTTTGGGATGTAA
- a CDS encoding O-antigen ligase family protein — translation MKEIILSSPIILFFLVGIAIVYFLIIFNYTGRNKKLTEAIEMLFFGMLLISIAGSTGATLSPFDKLHPRALMLITTTIPTIAAQIGFYSIIFCIIVSRLRYTLRNYIRVLADIFVKAPFFSLFLLLAALSVFWSNDISLTLKTVLVLLEVTIFAIYFGKQYSWTEIYRFWRWVNIILAIICIFYAVKENQSDWHGVLGHKNQFSFFMAQTAVLWLMHAFYAPKQRRRSLAFVVISFIGLINGNSGASKVLTVVLLSLWGYFGFVKRLKVQWAFVSVILFMIVSICVSIIVTENLKFIVVDTLNKDMTLTGRTDFWPIIVDKINQRPILGYGLSGFWQPWRGAGDPGGDIIVAKTQFQPAHSHNGFLDLGLELGWLGVALFVCSFFNNIAKSVVYLGKARLPEAGLPLLLLTYTLMTNLTETGLVGITSIWFWYVVTTVRLTLDTSGKGDSATKRTVYPEILPLTS, via the coding sequence ATGAAAGAAATTATTTTAAGCAGCCCCATAATTCTTTTTTTTCTCGTAGGAATTGCCATCGTTTATTTCTTGATAATTTTTAATTATACAGGCAGAAATAAAAAACTGACCGAGGCTATAGAAATGTTGTTTTTTGGGATGTTGCTGATCAGTATAGCGGGGTCAACGGGAGCCACACTTAGCCCGTTTGATAAATTACATCCTAGAGCTTTGATGCTGATAACAACCACAATCCCCACTATAGCGGCTCAAATTGGATTCTATAGCATTATTTTTTGTATTATAGTTTCCCGGCTGCGTTATACGCTAAGAAATTACATTAGGGTCTTAGCCGACATTTTTGTTAAAGCTCCTTTTTTCAGTTTATTTTTGCTATTAGCGGCGCTATCTGTATTTTGGTCAAATGATATAAGCCTCACGCTAAAAACGGTTTTAGTCTTATTAGAGGTTACAATTTTTGCTATTTATTTCGGCAAACAGTATTCTTGGACAGAAATTTATCGATTTTGGCGGTGGGTCAACATCATTCTAGCCATCATTTGTATTTTTTATGCGGTTAAAGAGAATCAAAGCGATTGGCATGGAGTTTTAGGCCACAAAAACCAATTCTCTTTTTTCATGGCTCAAACAGCCGTTTTGTGGTTAATGCACGCTTTTTATGCTCCTAAGCAACGTCGCCGATCTCTTGCATTCGTTGTTATATCATTTATTGGATTGATTAACGGAAACAGTGGAGCCAGCAAAGTTTTAACGGTAGTGTTATTAAGTTTGTGGGGATACTTTGGTTTTGTCAAAAGGCTAAAAGTTCAATGGGCTTTTGTTTCGGTCATTCTGTTTATGATAGTCAGTATTTGCGTGAGCATTATTGTTACAGAAAATTTAAAATTTATTGTCGTAGATACCCTGAATAAAGATATGACATTAACAGGAAGAACCGATTTTTGGCCGATTATCGTAGATAAAATCAACCAACGTCCTATTTTAGGCTACGGATTATCGGGTTTCTGGCAGCCGTGGCGAGGAGCTGGAGACCCAGGGGGTGATATTATTGTGGCAAAAACACAGTTTCAACCAGCGCATTCTCACAATGGATTTTTAGATCTTGGGCTTGAGTTGGGTTGGTTAGGCGTGGCTCTGTTTGTTTGCTCATTTTTTAATAATATAGCCAAATCAGTTGTTTATTTAGGTAAAGCTCGTTTACCAGAAGCGGGCTTGCCGCTTTTACTGTTAACGTATACTTTGATGACAAATTTGACCGAAACAGGTTTGGTAGGAATTACCAGCATTTGGTTTTGGTATGTGGTAACGACTGTTCGATTAACCTTGGATACTTCAGGAAAAGGGGATAGTGCAACTAAGCGAACTGTGTACCCTGAGATCTTACCGTTAACGAGCTGA
- a CDS encoding acyltransferase, which translates to MGAEKMSRTNQTIQTRLPEFDLLRSLAIIGVVIIHITAPLDLYAHQGVFVYYLFVSIHLAQRFCVPVFLIISGFFLTYKIENQQNPTLILKKRLLRIIPPYLFWSSFFYFLDVVLGERNFNLFLLLKDLLTGSVVGSYYFVVLIIQFYVLWWLLSKLKVWNYTKLLMISLGIQIIITSYLYYYLFQVHYFPVIDLMYRFIAAWSFYFVLGLCLGNNYEKIKRIIQKLKFPLVLMNLVFLVLSIIEFYIIDGLNLVNTINPQTEITGAKLETAISYWRISSQLYSVAFFLLIISFHSTNFLPSGVTQIVKKISEYSFAIYLIHQPILWKLFFRVFNLLGTGSLASFLVILVLDLGICYGLIYLGCKFLPKKYSRYVFGL; encoded by the coding sequence ATGGGTGCAGAGAAAATGAGTCGTACAAATCAAACAATACAGACTAGATTACCAGAATTTGATTTACTTAGAAGTCTAGCGATAATAGGAGTCGTCATTATTCATATTACAGCCCCCCTGGACTTATATGCCCATCAGGGGGTTTTTGTGTATTATCTATTTGTCAGCATTCATTTAGCTCAACGATTTTGTGTTCCAGTATTTCTAATAATTAGCGGTTTTTTCTTAACCTATAAGATTGAAAATCAACAAAATCCAACTTTAATTTTAAAAAAGAGACTCCTCCGAATCATTCCTCCTTATCTTTTTTGGTCTTCATTTTTTTATTTTTTAGATGTTGTTTTGGGTGAAAGAAATTTCAATCTATTTTTATTACTAAAAGATTTATTGACAGGCTCTGTTGTAGGTTCCTATTACTTTGTGGTTTTGATTATCCAATTTTATGTTTTGTGGTGGCTTCTATCCAAGTTAAAAGTTTGGAATTACACCAAATTGTTGATGATTTCCCTGGGTATTCAGATTATAATAACAAGTTATTTATATTATTATCTATTCCAAGTTCACTACTTCCCTGTAATTGATTTAATGTATCGATTCATAGCGGCTTGGTCTTTTTATTTTGTCTTGGGTTTATGTTTAGGCAATAATTATGAAAAAATTAAAAGGATTATTCAAAAGCTAAAATTTCCTTTAGTTTTAATGAATTTAGTTTTTCTCGTGCTAAGCATCATTGAATTTTACATCATTGATGGTTTAAATCTAGTGAATACCATTAATCCTCAAACAGAGATAACAGGTGCAAAGCTTGAAACGGCTATTTCCTATTGGCGGATATCTTCGCAACTTTATTCTGTCGCTTTTTTTCTTCTGATTATATCCTTCCATAGCACGAATTTTTTGCCATCTGGAGTCACTCAGATTGTAAAAAAAATCTCTGAATATTCTTTCGCTATTTATCTCATTCATCAACCTATTCTTTGGAAATTATTTTTTAGAGTATTTAACTTATTAGGAACGGGAAGCTTAGCTTCTTTTTTGGTTATTTTAGTACTCGATTTGGGGATATGTTACGGCTTGATTTATTTAGGTTGTAAATTTTTGCCCAAAAAGTACAGCCGATATGTATTTGGGTTGTAA
- a CDS encoding metallophosphoesterase — translation MNWVFSGPLRVETVEIAIADLPASLKGTKLVQLSDLHYDGVRLSENLLAQAIEACNQAEADLILLTGDYVTDDPNPIDQLVQRLKHLQSRAGIYAVLGNHDLHHRRSKVQVTNALTSIGVRVLWNEVAYPLGSELPFVGFADLWSREFNPAPIMNELDPKTPRIVLSHNPDTAELLQQWRVDLQLSGHTHGGQVVIPGFGPGPILLNKLQPHIPKPMQRWIPFMRACTRVVKHWEWAEGLHQVGNNQLYINRGLGSYAPGRLFCPPEVTVITLVREVRN, via the coding sequence ATGAACTGGGTATTTTCAGGCCCTTTAAGGGTGGAAACAGTGGAAATTGCGATCGCCGATTTACCGGCGTCATTGAAAGGCACAAAACTCGTACAGCTTTCGGATTTACACTACGATGGCGTGCGGCTATCGGAAAACTTACTGGCTCAAGCCATTGAAGCCTGTAACCAAGCTGAAGCCGATTTAATCTTGTTAACCGGCGACTACGTAACGGATGACCCGAACCCAATCGACCAACTGGTGCAGCGGCTAAAGCACCTACAAAGTCGCGCAGGTATCTATGCCGTACTCGGTAACCATGACCTTCACCATCGTCGTTCAAAAGTCCAAGTGACAAACGCACTCACGAGTATTGGAGTGCGAGTGTTGTGGAATGAGGTCGCCTATCCTTTAGGGTCAGAATTACCCTTTGTGGGATTTGCCGATCTCTGGTCGCGTGAGTTCAATCCCGCACCCATCATGAATGAGCTTGACCCCAAGACGCCCCGCATCGTTTTGTCTCATAATCCTGACACGGCTGAGTTATTGCAGCAATGGCGAGTGGATTTGCAGTTGTCGGGTCATACTCATGGGGGTCAGGTTGTGATTCCAGGATTTGGCCCTGGCCCCATCTTGCTGAACAAGCTCCAGCCCCATATTCCCAAACCGATGCAGCGCTGGATTCCGTTCATGAGAGCCTGTACCAGGGTCGTCAAGCATTGGGAATGGGCTGAAGGACTGCATCAAGTTGGGAACAATCAGCTCTATATCAATCGGGGTTTGGGCAGTTACGCGCCAGGACGCCTATTTTGTCCGCCAGAGGTGACAGTCATTACTCTGGTGAGAGAGGTGAGGAACTGA
- a CDS encoding glycosyltransferase family 39 protein has protein sequence MRSKLLQNWVLPPSWLRFLIIIILVLGLFFRFVNLDRKIYWMDETYTSLRISGYTEAEVAQQLLESQILSLQNLHQYQRINSEKSIVDTVKGLATEEPQLAPLYFILVRFWAQMFGDSVAAIRSFSAFLSVLALPCIYWLCLELFESSLVGWLACALLVISPFQLVYAQEARQYSLWTVAILLSSASLLRAIRINTWRSWGLYAVTVAVGVYSHLFFVLVAIAQAIYVFFINNYRWNKALKGYLLSSIVGIIAFSPWIVVILTNYKQALTMTAAQDTKTSLLYFLKSWLGNLSRNFIDTGFSSGSPFAVPWYHLVLPSLSILVITALVIYSLYFLARDSPKRAWLFIFLLIGFTSLVIIIPDLILGRRTSVTGRYMIPSYLGIQLSVSYLLGSKINPTLLSNRFHQFWKLILLALLTSGVISCVIISQSQTWWNNLTDTHNRQLAQIINQTSNPLVIQEIDSAPPRYNVFNLISLSYLLNPEVKFKFIPKNTTTKIPPKFSNIFFMAPSHVLQSGIEIDYQTKIEPIDGNPETRLWKLIKP, from the coding sequence ATGAGAAGTAAATTGCTCCAGAACTGGGTGCTCCCTCCAAGTTGGTTACGGTTTTTAATCATCATCATCTTAGTCTTGGGTCTATTTTTTCGGTTTGTTAATCTTGACCGAAAAATCTACTGGATGGATGAAACGTATACCTCACTACGAATTTCTGGATACACAGAAGCAGAAGTCGCACAGCAACTTCTAGAAAGTCAAATCTTGAGCCTTCAAAACTTACACCAATATCAACGTATTAACTCAGAAAAAAGCATCGTTGATACTGTTAAAGGCTTAGCCACCGAAGAACCCCAACTAGCCCCCCTCTATTTCATATTGGTGCGTTTTTGGGCGCAAATGTTTGGCGATTCAGTCGCGGCAATCCGAAGTTTTTCTGCCTTCCTGAGTGTGCTGGCTTTACCTTGCATCTATTGGCTGTGTTTAGAATTATTTGAATCGTCGCTAGTCGGATGGTTAGCGTGTGCCTTGCTTGTCATTTCCCCCTTTCAATTGGTATACGCCCAAGAAGCACGACAATATAGTTTGTGGACTGTGGCGATTTTATTGTCTAGTGCTTCACTTTTACGAGCCATACGCATCAATACTTGGCGCAGTTGGGGACTTTACGCAGTAACAGTAGCAGTGGGTGTTTATTCTCACTTATTTTTCGTCTTAGTTGCCATTGCCCAGGCTATCTATGTCTTCTTTATTAATAACTACCGTTGGAATAAAGCATTAAAAGGTTATTTACTCAGTTCGATCGTAGGAATCATCGCTTTTTCTCCTTGGATTGTCGTGATTCTAACCAACTACAAGCAAGCCTTAACCATGACGGCGGCTCAAGACACCAAAACCTCCTTATTATATTTTCTGAAAAGTTGGTTAGGTAATCTCAGTCGTAATTTTATCGATACGGGCTTTTCTTCCGGTTCGCCTTTTGCAGTACCCTGGTACCATTTAGTATTACCCAGCCTGAGTATCTTAGTTATCACGGCCTTAGTTATCTATTCTCTTTACTTCCTAGCTCGTGATTCTCCCAAGAGAGCTTGGTTATTTATCTTCCTATTAATTGGCTTTACTTCATTAGTTATCATCATACCGGATTTGATTTTAGGCAGGCGTACCTCGGTTACAGGGAGATATATGATTCCTTCTTACCTAGGAATTCAGCTATCGGTTTCTTATTTGTTGGGATCGAAAATTAACCCCACTCTTCTCTCCAACAGATTCCATCAATTCTGGAAGCTGATTCTGCTTGCACTACTCACGAGTGGTGTGATCTCCTGTGTGATTATTTCCCAATCCCAAACTTGGTGGAACAATCTCACGGATACCCATAATCGACAACTCGCTCAAATCATCAACCAAACCAGTAATCCGTTGGTTATTCAAGAAATTGACTCTGCCCCACCTCGTTATAATGTTTTTAATCTAATTTCTTTAAGTTATCTGTTAAATCCAGAAGTAAAATTTAAGTTTATTCCTAAAAATACGACAACTAAAATTCCCCCAAAGTTTAGCAATATATTTTTTATGGCTCCCTCTCATGTTTTGCAATCAGGAATTGAGATAGATTATCAAACTAAAATAGAGCCGATTGATGGAAACCCAGAAACCAGGTTATGGAAATTAATAAAGCCGTAA
- a CDS encoding glycosyltransferase family 39 protein, with protein sequence MKIRLTPHWALPPTGLRVLIIVLLVLAIFFRFTNLGLKVYWHDETITSLHLAGYIGEDVRQRIFNGGIVSVQDLLKYQYPTPEISLNDTLRTLIIEDPQHPPVYYLLARLWMHWFGNSVAVIRSVSALISLLVFPCIYWLCIELFESSLVGWVAIALSSISPVYLVFAQEARGYSLLMVTILLSSASLLRAMRLNTIGSWLIYAITLALGLYSLPLILLTAIGHGIYVVIVTGLRWNKTITSYLLASFAGVLAFTPWLALTFNSLTKAQASTAWSGTKVPLSRLVKSWIGNISRVFFDINLDASAPAIYLIPPVLILLVLVIYSFYFLYRQTPPKIYLFISTMIGVPFLALLIPDLISGGLRSSVPRYLVPGFLGILLTVTYLLSQKIVSANSLQRKLWQSVMLLLISAGIISCVVYSQSQVWWNKKPSDTHVQAATIINQANRPLLITSYYHANFGELLSMSYLLNPKVQLQLVSEPNIPNIPQGFSDIFVFNPSPALKSGLERDYNSKVEPIEPSDLQLWQLKKIVK encoded by the coding sequence ATGAAAATCAGATTAACACCACACTGGGCGCTTCCTCCGACTGGATTACGAGTTTTAATCATTGTCTTGTTAGTACTGGCTATATTTTTCCGCTTCACCAATCTGGGTCTTAAAGTTTACTGGCATGATGAAACAATTACCTCATTACATTTGGCTGGTTACATTGGAGAAGATGTGCGACAACGCATTTTTAATGGGGGCATCGTTAGTGTTCAAGATTTACTGAAGTATCAGTATCCAACACCTGAAATAAGCTTAAACGATACCCTTCGCACTTTGATTATAGAAGACCCTCAACATCCGCCCGTCTACTATCTATTGGCGCGACTTTGGATGCATTGGTTTGGTAATTCTGTGGCAGTTATAAGGAGTGTATCTGCCCTGATTAGCTTGCTCGTATTTCCATGTATCTATTGGCTATGTATTGAATTATTTGAATCGTCCCTAGTGGGATGGGTTGCGATCGCACTCAGTTCAATCTCACCCGTGTACCTCGTCTTTGCTCAGGAAGCACGAGGGTATAGCCTATTGATGGTAACTATCCTCCTATCGAGTGCCTCCCTTCTAAGAGCCATGCGATTGAACACAATAGGAAGTTGGCTAATTTATGCCATAACTTTGGCATTGGGGCTTTATAGTCTTCCCTTAATTCTACTCACCGCCATTGGACATGGGATCTATGTGGTCATAGTCACAGGCTTACGGTGGAACAAGACGATTACCTCTTATCTTCTAGCTTCATTCGCAGGAGTTTTAGCCTTCACTCCTTGGCTGGCATTAACATTTAATAGTTTAACAAAAGCCCAGGCATCAACAGCTTGGTCTGGCACTAAAGTCCCTCTATCCCGTTTAGTTAAAAGTTGGATTGGCAACATTAGCAGAGTTTTCTTTGATATCAACCTTGACGCCAGTGCTCCGGCAATTTACCTCATTCCTCCCGTCTTAATTCTTTTAGTTTTAGTCATCTATTCGTTCTATTTTCTGTATCGTCAAACTCCTCCAAAGATCTACCTATTTATTTCAACCATGATTGGGGTTCCGTTCCTAGCCTTACTAATTCCCGATCTGATTTCAGGTGGGCTGAGATCCAGTGTTCCTCGATATCTTGTCCCTGGTTTTTTAGGAATTCTGCTAACCGTCACTTATCTTCTGAGTCAGAAAATTGTCTCGGCTAATTCGCTACAACGAAAACTCTGGCAATCTGTGATGCTGCTGCTAATTTCGGCGGGCATTATATCCTGTGTCGTCTATTCCCAGTCTCAGGTATGGTGGAACAAAAAACCTAGCGATACTCATGTCCAAGCCGCGACGATTATTAATCAAGCCAATCGTCCTTTACTGATTACCAGTTACTATCACGCTAATTTTGGTGAACTTTTATCGATGAGCTATCTCCTCAATCCCAAAGTGCAGCTTCAATTAGTATCAGAACCGAATATACCCAACATTCCTCAGGGGTTCAGCGATATTTTTGTTTTCAACCCTTCTCCTGCCTTAAAATCTGGACTCGAAAGAGACTACAACAGCAAAGTGGAGCCAATCGAACCCAGTGATCTCCAGCTTTGGCAACTCAAAAAAATAGTTAAATAG